A region from the Triticum urartu cultivar G1812 chromosome 1, Tu2.1, whole genome shotgun sequence genome encodes:
- the LOC125522695 gene encoding uncharacterized protein LOC125522695 isoform X1 yields MAPSLTARPSPLPSPRLSFAKNHRLLLGVRCGSGSPGSGDDDASPVVRAAVSAVTELIRALSPKKPRQAVEAVDAESESLRSVDDVVAVLEADYRRAYFLTGNFTLGIYAEDCLFEDPTIKFRGRSRYAQNLDLLVPFFDSPSLQLENIDKGSRVDTKFIIATWTLRTYLKLPWKPLIAIRGNTTYDLDEEYKVALRFRSLGTQRVGTSLRWKRLDSYSSRLQSKRAAELASELWNN; encoded by the exons ATGGCGCCGAGCCTGACTGCCAGACCGTCCCCCCTTCCATCTCCTCGCCTCTCCTTCGCCAAG AACCATCGCCTCCTCCTCGGCGTCAGGTGCGGCTCCGGCTCGCCCGGAAGCGGCGATGACGACGCATCGCCGGTCGTCAGGGCGGCGGTCAGCGCCGTCACTGAGCTCATCAGGGCCCTCTCTCCCAAGAAGCCAAGGCAAGCTGTCGAAGCCGTCGACGCAGAGTCGGAGTCGCTTCGCAGCGTCGACGACGTGGTGGCTGTTCTTGAAGCCGACTACCGGCGTGCTTATTTCCTTACTG GGAACTTCACTCTGGGCATATATGCTGAAGATTGCTTGTTTGAAGACCCGACGATAAAGTTCCGTG GAAGGTCTAGATACGCCCAGAATCTGGATTTGTTAGTGCCCTTCTTCGACAGCCCTTCGCTCCAACTTGAAAACATAGACAAG GGTTCGAGGGTCGACACAAAGTTTATCATAGCAACATGGACATTAAG GACGTATTTGAAGCTCCCGTGGAAGCCCCTCATCGCCATAAGAGGGAACACAACATACGATTTAGATGAAGAATATAAG GTTGCACTACGTTTCAGGTCGTTAGGCACGCAGAGAGTTGGGACGTCTCTCCGCTGGAAGCGATTGGACAGTTATTCGTCTCGGCTCCAAAGCAAACGGGCAGCTGAGCTGGCAAGTGAACTTTGGAACAATTGA
- the LOC125522710 gene encoding basic leucine zipper 23-like, which translates to MDDGVDLPSQFLFPHPEMPGAFSDLLGDAAATCTHTHTCNPPGPSAATHTHTCLHTHTHQLFAAGSEDDDAARPRRPLGNREAVRKYREKKKAHAAFLEEEVKQLRAANQQLQRRLQGHATLEAEVARLRGLLFDVRAKIDAEAAGAFPFQKQCSVGSVACADPTLCFNNGNSEVGGACWEDSSGPAAADYRFDEDGNGNGGASREIDAPEQPVRSMDVVELCCFPS; encoded by the coding sequence ATGGATGACGGGGTGGACCTCCCGAGCCAATTCCTCTTCCCGCACCCGGAGATGCCCGGCGCCTTCAGCGACCTCCTGGGCGACGCCGCCGCGACCTGCACCCACACGCACACCTGCAACCCTCCGGGCCCGTCGGCCGCCACGCACACGCACACCTGCCTGCACACCCACACCCACCAGCTCTTCGCCGCCGGCAGCGAGGACGACGACGCGGCGCGGCCCCGCCGGCCGCTGGGGAACCGGGAGGCCGTGCGCAAGTACCGGGAGAAGAAGAAGGCGCACGCCGCGTTCCTGGAGGAGGAGGTCAAGCAGCTGCGCGCCGCCAACCAGCAGCTCCAGCGCCGGCTGCAGGGCCACGCCACGCTTGAGGCCGAGGTGGCGCGGCTGAGGGGCCTCCTCTTCGACGTCCGGGCCAAGATCGACGCGGAGGCCGCCGGCGCGTTCCCGTTCCAGAAGCAGTGCAGCGTCGGCTCCGTGGCGTGCGCCGACCCGACCCTCTGCTTCAACAATGGCAACTCTGAGGTCGGTGGCGCCTGCTGGGAGGACAGCTCCGGGCCGGCGGCTGCGGATTACAGGTTCGATGAAGACGGCAATGGCAATGGCGGCGCGTCGCGGGAGATCGATGCTCCGGAACAACCGGTGCGTTCCATGGATGTCGTTGAGCTCTGCTGCTTCCCTAGCTGA
- the LOC125522695 gene encoding uncharacterized protein LOC125522695 isoform X2 translates to MAPSLTARPSPLPSPRLSFAKNHRLLLGVRCGSGSPGSGDDDASPVVRAAVSAVTELIRALSPKKPRQAVEAVDAESESLRSVDDVVAVLEADYRRAYFLTGNFTLGIYAEDCLFEDPTIKFRGRSRYAQNLDLLVPFFDSPSLQLENIDKGSRVDTKFIIATWTLRTYLKLPWKPLIAIRGNTTYDLDEEYKVVRHAESWDVSPLEAIGQLFVSAPKQTGS, encoded by the exons ATGGCGCCGAGCCTGACTGCCAGACCGTCCCCCCTTCCATCTCCTCGCCTCTCCTTCGCCAAG AACCATCGCCTCCTCCTCGGCGTCAGGTGCGGCTCCGGCTCGCCCGGAAGCGGCGATGACGACGCATCGCCGGTCGTCAGGGCGGCGGTCAGCGCCGTCACTGAGCTCATCAGGGCCCTCTCTCCCAAGAAGCCAAGGCAAGCTGTCGAAGCCGTCGACGCAGAGTCGGAGTCGCTTCGCAGCGTCGACGACGTGGTGGCTGTTCTTGAAGCCGACTACCGGCGTGCTTATTTCCTTACTG GGAACTTCACTCTGGGCATATATGCTGAAGATTGCTTGTTTGAAGACCCGACGATAAAGTTCCGTG GAAGGTCTAGATACGCCCAGAATCTGGATTTGTTAGTGCCCTTCTTCGACAGCCCTTCGCTCCAACTTGAAAACATAGACAAG GGTTCGAGGGTCGACACAAAGTTTATCATAGCAACATGGACATTAAG GACGTATTTGAAGCTCCCGTGGAAGCCCCTCATCGCCATAAGAGGGAACACAACATACGATTTAGATGAAGAATATAAG GTCGTTAGGCACGCAGAGAGTTGGGACGTCTCTCCGCTGGAAGCGATTGGACAGTTATTCGTCTCGGCTCCAAAGCAAACGGGCAGCTGA